One window of the Archangium primigenium genome contains the following:
- a CDS encoding response regulator, with product MQDKQEGARVRGRVMIVDDDVMVSSALRRTLAREHDVEVMTSSRSALELLSGPKGAEIDVVLCDLMMPDLTGMDLHKELSKSAPTVARRMVFVTGGAFTSEARAFMDQVKNARVDKPFDSQQLREQVREWVVKARAE from the coding sequence ATGCAAGACAAGCAGGAGGGTGCGCGCGTGCGCGGCCGGGTAATGATCGTGGACGATGATGTGATGGTGAGTTCGGCGCTGCGCCGGACGCTGGCGCGCGAGCACGACGTGGAGGTCATGACGAGCTCGCGCTCGGCGCTGGAGCTGTTGTCGGGACCCAAGGGCGCGGAGATCGACGTCGTGCTCTGCGACCTGATGATGCCGGACCTCACGGGCATGGACCTGCACAAGGAGCTGTCCAAGTCGGCGCCCACGGTGGCGCGCCGCATGGTGTTCGTCACGGGCGGGGCGTTCACGTCCGAGGCGCGGGCCTTCATGGATCAGGTGAAGAACGCGCGCGTGGACAAGCCCTTCGATTCGCAGCAACTGCGCGAGCAGGTGCGCGAGTGGGTCGTCAAGGCGCGCGCGGAGTAG
- a CDS encoding YecA family protein yields the protein MGDVTGEVEDAEARWGLRMCSGAVSPEGAWVEVLARGEAAAAPLERILEEGDEDAIATYQAAILLSRLSLPRSVGPMARRLMRTEIGSPLQEALVENLSSWGTAVAPAVLEVLDTAPDADARLSLLRVLAECGARDERILAALLADLASNDVIPAVINLVRYGDPAARAPLSRMLDDYVLNDAVEDLFAQQEVRELASGLLSLGGTLSDAQSEKVEQAWRLGEPLRARLRRMTGERPGRNTPCWCGSGVKYKKCHLGSER from the coding sequence ATGGGTGACGTCACGGGTGAAGTGGAGGACGCGGAGGCGCGGTGGGGCCTGCGCATGTGTTCGGGGGCCGTGTCGCCCGAGGGCGCGTGGGTGGAGGTGCTCGCGCGCGGCGAGGCGGCCGCGGCGCCCCTGGAGCGCATCCTGGAGGAGGGGGACGAGGACGCCATCGCCACCTACCAGGCGGCGATCCTGCTCTCGCGCTTGAGTCTGCCCCGCTCCGTGGGCCCCATGGCGCGTCGGCTGATGCGCACGGAGATTGGCTCGCCCCTGCAGGAGGCCCTCGTGGAGAATTTGAGCTCCTGGGGCACGGCGGTGGCCCCCGCCGTCCTGGAGGTGCTCGACACGGCCCCGGACGCGGACGCGCGCCTGAGCCTGCTGCGGGTGCTGGCGGAGTGTGGCGCGCGGGACGAGCGCATCCTCGCCGCGCTGCTCGCGGACCTCGCCAGCAACGACGTCATCCCCGCGGTCATCAACCTGGTGCGCTACGGGGACCCCGCGGCCCGCGCGCCCCTGTCGCGCATGCTGGACGACTACGTCTTGAATGACGCGGTGGAGGACCTGTTCGCCCAGCAGGAGGTGCGCGAATTGGCCTCGGGCCTGCTCTCGCTCGGGGGCACGCTGAGCGACGCCCAGAGCGAGAAGGTCGAGCAGGCGTGGCGGCTCGGCGAGCCCCTGCGGGCGCGGCTCCGGCGCATGACGGGCGAGCGGCCCGGCCGCAACACGCCCTGCTGGTGTGGCAGTGGGGTGAAGTACAAGAAGTGCCACCTGGGCTCGGAGCGCTGA
- a CDS encoding NAD(P)H-dependent flavin oxidoreductase, which yields MTSSPQSSALASARLAARLGVEHAFLQAPMAGVSTPEMAAAVSNAGGLGSLGVGYLPPDAVRQLARRVRELTDRPFALNLFAPQPAPALDADSPMWGVLARAHAALGLEPPRPSAWSLPPFDEQVDAVLESDARVFSFTFGIPPASVLARLRAAGRVLLGTATTVHEARLLEAAGVDGIVAQGSEAGGHRGTFAGPFEDAMVGTLALVPQMVDAVGLPVVASGGLMDGRGIAAARLLGAAGVQLGTAFLLCPESGASEAYQAALRSAREDGTGVIRAFSGRPARGLVTDFAREVEASAVPLPFPLQHGATTPLRAAAAARGEARFLAMWAGQGVTLARRVPAGELTRALVADAERRLRGGG from the coding sequence ATGACCTCTTCGCCGCAGTCCTCCGCCCTGGCCAGTGCGCGGCTCGCCGCGCGGCTCGGGGTGGAGCACGCCTTCCTCCAGGCGCCCATGGCCGGAGTGTCCACGCCGGAGATGGCCGCCGCCGTGTCCAACGCGGGCGGCCTGGGCTCGCTCGGCGTGGGCTACCTCCCGCCGGACGCGGTGCGTCAGCTCGCGCGGCGCGTGCGCGAGCTGACGGATCGCCCCTTCGCCCTCAACCTGTTCGCGCCCCAGCCCGCGCCCGCGCTGGACGCGGACAGCCCCATGTGGGGCGTGCTCGCGCGGGCCCACGCCGCGCTCGGATTGGAGCCCCCGCGCCCGTCCGCCTGGTCGCTTCCTCCGTTCGACGAACAGGTGGACGCGGTGCTGGAGAGCGATGCGCGGGTGTTCAGCTTCACCTTCGGGATTCCCCCGGCGTCGGTGCTCGCGCGGCTGCGTGCGGCGGGCCGGGTGCTGCTGGGCACGGCGACGACGGTGCACGAGGCGCGGCTGCTCGAGGCCGCGGGGGTGGACGGCATCGTCGCCCAGGGCAGCGAGGCCGGGGGCCACCGGGGCACGTTCGCCGGCCCCTTCGAGGACGCAATGGTGGGCACGCTCGCGCTGGTGCCGCAGATGGTGGACGCGGTGGGCCTGCCCGTGGTGGCCAGTGGCGGGCTGATGGATGGCCGGGGCATCGCCGCGGCGCGGCTGCTCGGAGCGGCGGGGGTGCAGCTCGGCACGGCGTTCCTCTTGTGCCCCGAGTCAGGTGCCTCGGAGGCCTACCAGGCGGCGCTGCGGAGCGCGCGCGAGGACGGCACGGGGGTGATCCGGGCCTTCTCCGGCCGACCGGCGCGCGGGCTCGTCACGGACTTCGCGCGCGAGGTGGAGGCCTCGGCGGTGCCGCTGCCCTTTCCCCTCCAGCACGGCGCGACCACGCCCCTGCGCGCCGCGGCCGCGGCCCGGGGGGAGGCGCGCTTCCTGGCGATGTGGGCCGGCCAGGGCGTGACGCTGGCGCGGCGCGTGCCGGCGGGGGAGCTGACACGCGCGCTCGTCGCCGATGCCGAGCGGCGGCTGCGGGGGGGCGGATGA
- a CDS encoding DUF4116 domain-containing protein, which yields MTRLDHLREAHARPLLQAFLAREHGPERAWADAGAPALFARFAEADPTVGKPHLAWVLRLYLAGRLPAEDLYKVPETLQLFRRARRHLPPAARQLDTYADLPALWRAVAPFAQVPSKRERVADACERARAESHILFEDDTLTVVVPHTEFAATWWGRGTRWCTAAEKHNAFARYAQIGPLVVFIVRGVKFQFHAPTDSFHDDADGVADVLAVLGPFFPRLESAGLTGLVFALDPLARSPDEAGEETVRSALADWGLPLYGLPEPHRDARWCQLAVERSADNLAHVPEPLRTHALFVEAVRQDGRALSLVPHAMRDRTICLTALQSGTCRFEDVPDSLRDRELCLEMMRRYRAPHDLPQALLRDAAFCRRAIAARHISLEQVPRALRDRELCQRAVEADGAMLAFVPEPFRDRALYLSAVSTSGLSLSLVPLAMRDHATCTAAARADPLALVICPPERRTEIAAAAGVDLNDEYLQAQLKGLALVPFAERTPARCLREAAERGFFNAGLSPDVLRDRETCLALAAYGVALEAIPEAFRTREVCLRNLRTDPMYGIGHVPEDVLDLELCLEAMRVDAEQFYLVPEPLRTEAVCLAAVTWDGDMLGHIPWADRTREICLEALRQGGSLEHVPEALRDEEMCRVAVEENNTLDHVPLALRTETLCRELVTRQPRALVDVPHVLRDAAMCASAVDQDPSLRRHVPASVRP from the coding sequence ATGACCCGCCTCGACCACCTGCGCGAAGCGCACGCCCGGCCGCTGCTCCAGGCCTTCCTCGCCCGCGAGCACGGCCCCGAGCGCGCTTGGGCCGACGCGGGCGCCCCGGCCCTCTTCGCCCGCTTCGCCGAGGCCGACCCCACCGTGGGCAAGCCCCACCTCGCCTGGGTGCTCCGACTCTACCTCGCGGGACGACTCCCCGCCGAGGACCTCTACAAAGTCCCCGAGACCCTCCAGCTCTTCCGCCGGGCGCGCCGCCACCTGCCCCCCGCCGCCCGTCAGCTCGACACCTACGCGGACCTTCCCGCGCTCTGGCGCGCCGTGGCCCCCTTCGCCCAGGTGCCCTCCAAGCGCGAGCGGGTCGCCGACGCATGCGAGCGCGCCCGCGCGGAGAGCCACATCCTCTTCGAGGACGACACGTTGACCGTCGTGGTACCCCACACCGAGTTCGCCGCCACCTGGTGGGGCCGGGGCACGCGCTGGTGTACGGCGGCCGAGAAGCACAACGCCTTCGCCCGCTATGCCCAGATCGGGCCCCTGGTCGTCTTCATCGTCCGAGGCGTGAAGTTCCAGTTCCACGCCCCCACTGACAGCTTCCACGACGACGCGGACGGCGTGGCGGACGTGCTCGCGGTGCTCGGCCCGTTCTTCCCTCGGCTGGAGTCCGCGGGGCTCACGGGCCTCGTCTTCGCGCTCGACCCCCTGGCCCGCTCGCCCGACGAGGCGGGTGAAGAGACGGTCCGCTCGGCCCTGGCCGACTGGGGCCTGCCCCTGTACGGCCTGCCCGAGCCGCACCGGGACGCACGGTGGTGTCAGCTCGCCGTGGAGCGCTCGGCCGACAACCTCGCTCATGTCCCCGAGCCCCTGCGCACCCACGCCCTCTTCGTCGAGGCCGTGCGCCAGGACGGCCGGGCGTTGAGCCTCGTGCCCCACGCCATGAGGGACCGGACGATCTGCCTCACCGCCCTCCAATCGGGAACGTGTCGGTTCGAGGACGTGCCCGACTCCCTGCGCGATCGGGAGCTGTGCCTGGAAATGATGCGGCGCTACCGCGCTCCTCACGACCTTCCCCAGGCCCTGTTGAGGGACGCGGCGTTCTGCCGTCGGGCCATCGCGGCGCGCCACATCTCCTTGGAGCAGGTGCCGCGCGCCCTGCGCGACCGGGAGCTGTGCCAGCGCGCGGTCGAGGCGGACGGCGCCATGCTGGCCTTCGTCCCCGAGCCGTTTCGCGACCGGGCGCTGTACCTCTCGGCGGTCAGCACCTCGGGCCTCTCCCTGAGTCTCGTGCCCCTGGCGATGCGCGACCACGCGACATGCACCGCGGCGGCGCGCGCGGACCCCCTCGCGTTGGTCATCTGCCCGCCGGAGCGGCGCACGGAGATCGCCGCCGCCGCGGGCGTGGACCTGAACGATGAATACCTCCAAGCCCAGCTCAAGGGCCTGGCGCTCGTGCCCTTCGCGGAACGGACCCCCGCGCGGTGTCTGCGCGAAGCGGCCGAGCGGGGCTTTTTCAACGCGGGGCTCTCGCCCGATGTCCTGCGGGACCGGGAAACGTGTCTGGCCCTCGCGGCGTATGGCGTCGCTCTGGAGGCCATTCCCGAGGCCTTCCGCACCCGCGAGGTCTGCCTGCGCAACCTGCGCACCGACCCCATGTACGGCATCGGGCATGTTCCCGAGGACGTGCTCGACCTCGAGCTCTGTCTGGAGGCGATGCGCGTGGACGCGGAGCAGTTCTATCTCGTCCCCGAGCCCCTGCGGACCGAGGCGGTCTGCCTCGCCGCCGTCACCTGGGATGGCGACATGCTCGGCCACATCCCCTGGGCGGACCGCACGCGTGAGATCTGCCTGGAAGCCCTTCGCCAAGGCGGCTCGCTCGAGCACGTCCCCGAGGCGCTGCGCGACGAAGAGATGTGCCGCGTCGCGGTCGAGGAGAACAACACCCTGGACCATGTCCCCCTCGCCCTGCGCACCGAAACGCTGTGCCGGGAGCTGGTCACGCGCCAGCCCCGGGCGCTCGTCGATGTGCCGCATGTCCTGCGCGACGCGGCGATGTGCGCGTCCGCCGTGGACCAGGACCCCAGCCTGCGCCGCCACGTCCCCGCCTCCGTCCGCCCGTGA
- a CDS encoding RNA ligase family protein: MTEPFFKFPSTPHLAWLASTSARGDKLLSPPEVRELLASEVLVEEKVDGANLGLSVSASGELQAQNRGSYLGTHAPAQFQPLWAWLDTRRAALTQALGSHLILFGEWCFAVHSIHYDALPDWFLAFDLYDRQAGRFWSSRRRDAWLDALGLARVPAIARGRFTLEDLRGMLGTSRLTQAPLEGLYVRRDEGDFLAARAKLVRADFVQAIGEHWSSRPLQRNTRR; the protein is encoded by the coding sequence ATGACCGAGCCCTTCTTCAAGTTCCCCTCCACCCCGCACCTGGCCTGGCTCGCCTCCACGTCCGCGCGAGGCGACAAGCTGCTCTCGCCACCCGAGGTCCGTGAGCTACTGGCGTCCGAGGTCCTGGTGGAGGAGAAGGTCGATGGCGCCAACCTGGGTCTGTCCGTCAGCGCGTCCGGAGAACTCCAGGCCCAGAACCGTGGTTCCTACCTCGGCACACACGCCCCGGCCCAGTTCCAACCGCTCTGGGCCTGGCTGGACACCCGGCGAGCCGCCCTGACCCAAGCCCTGGGCTCCCACCTCATCCTCTTTGGAGAGTGGTGCTTCGCCGTCCACAGCATCCACTACGACGCACTTCCGGACTGGTTCCTCGCCTTCGACCTTTATGACCGCCAGGCGGGCCGCTTCTGGTCCTCGCGACGGCGCGACGCCTGGCTCGATGCGCTGGGGCTCGCCCGCGTCCCGGCCATCGCCCGCGGGCGATTCACCCTGGAGGATCTGCGCGGGATGCTCGGCACCTCGCGGCTCACCCAGGCTCCCCTGGAAGGGCTCTATGTCCGCCGGGACGAGGGGGACTTCCTCGCCGCCCGCGCCAAGCTCGTTCGCGCCGACTTCGTCCAGGCCATCGGCGAGCACTGGTCCTCGCGGCCCCTCCAGCGCAATACCCGGCGCTGA
- a CDS encoding DUF3696 domain-containing protein — MLTRLRIQNFKAWQDTGDIRLAPLTVFFGTNSSGKTSLLQFLLMLKQTVQSTDRRRALNFGDSRSLVDLGVWPEMVFRHEPSRTIEFSLELFPTRSMWLDRLIGRDGAESMSFAASIGSVDSENERAELKSYNYRHMSSPDGPLELGAQRMGLNQYQIQFSPAPPAPPYSQVISAIPVHFNGIRINPTETNISQYGLKVFMEDNYDLQESLAQNLDSIRYLAPVRIPPSRLYTWAGDAPEDVGPDGELIIEALLASRERMFTSPSEEQHFQLEVLVAKWLQCLGLLDSFDIKSIAPNRKEYEVLVRAMGMKDAVNLTDVGFGVSQVLPVLVQLLYVERGSTLIFEQPELHLHPRAQSALADIFIEALKMQENTQMGGEKRDIQLLVETHSEHFLRRLQRRIAEQNLSPSDVALYFCKPGPEGSTIEELKLDDFGNITNWPENFFGDEVGDLAAMTEAAMKRQLGSEES, encoded by the coding sequence ATGTTGACCCGACTTCGCATCCAGAACTTCAAGGCATGGCAGGACACCGGCGACATCCGGCTCGCGCCGTTGACGGTGTTCTTCGGGACGAACAGTTCCGGCAAGACGAGCCTGCTTCAGTTCCTGCTCATGCTGAAGCAGACGGTCCAATCAACCGATCGCAGGCGCGCGCTGAACTTCGGGGACAGTCGCAGTCTCGTGGACCTGGGGGTCTGGCCGGAGATGGTGTTCCGTCACGAGCCCAGCCGGACCATCGAATTCTCCCTGGAACTCTTCCCTACAAGAAGCATGTGGCTTGACAGATTGATTGGTCGCGATGGAGCAGAATCAATGTCCTTCGCTGCCTCGATCGGCTCGGTGGACTCCGAGAACGAACGCGCGGAGCTGAAATCCTACAATTACCGGCACATGAGTTCGCCGGATGGCCCTCTCGAACTTGGTGCACAACGCATGGGGCTCAACCAGTACCAAATCCAATTCAGCCCTGCCCCTCCCGCGCCCCCCTACTCACAAGTCATTTCCGCAATTCCCGTCCATTTCAACGGGATTCGCATCAACCCCACTGAAACAAACATCTCCCAATACGGACTAAAGGTATTCATGGAGGACAATTACGACCTCCAGGAAAGCCTAGCGCAAAACCTTGATTCTATCCGATACCTCGCGCCTGTAAGAATCCCTCCTTCTCGGCTATATACATGGGCAGGAGATGCGCCTGAAGACGTGGGGCCTGATGGTGAACTCATCATCGAAGCACTGCTCGCGTCACGTGAGCGCATGTTCACTTCGCCCTCCGAAGAACAGCACTTCCAACTCGAAGTCCTGGTCGCCAAGTGGCTTCAATGCCTGGGACTTCTCGACAGTTTCGATATAAAAAGTATCGCACCGAATCGAAAAGAATATGAGGTCTTGGTTCGAGCAATGGGGATGAAAGACGCCGTCAACCTCACGGACGTGGGGTTTGGCGTTTCCCAGGTGCTCCCTGTCCTCGTGCAGTTACTCTACGTCGAGCGGGGCTCCACGCTCATTTTCGAGCAGCCCGAACTCCATCTTCATCCCCGAGCGCAGTCCGCGCTCGCGGACATCTTCATCGAGGCACTGAAGATGCAAGAGAACACTCAGATGGGGGGCGAAAAGCGCGACATTCAACTCCTCGTGGAAACCCACTCCGAGCATTTCCTGCGTCGACTGCAACGGCGCATCGCCGAGCAGAATCTCTCGCCCTCCGACGTCGCGCTTTATTTCTGCAAGCCGGGGCCCGAAGGATCCACGATCGAGGAACTCAAGCTCGACGACTTCGGCAACATCACCAACTGGCCGGAGAACTTCTTCGGCGATGAAGTGGGTGATCTCGCGGCGATGACCGAGGCCGCCATGAAGCGCCAGTTGGGTTCGGAAGAGTCATGA
- a CDS encoding PDR/VanB family oxidoreductase → MSQDTLRLRVHRITSEAEGIRSYELVSPDGAALPAFEAGAHVDVQVPGGFTRQYSLCNDPAERHRYVIAVQKDAGGRGGSRAMHEQVHEGDELTVGPPRCAFPLMYARGYVLVGGGIGITPLVSMAHALQRQGAPWHLHYCTRSPERTAFRELLTSPAFAGHVTLHHDLGDPARRLDLKALLTRRPGGHRVYCCGPAPLMRAVREATQHHEWPREKVHFEAFSADGVGAVGTEAEQEFQVVVRSSGATYPVPPGNSVLQVLRENGMRVPSDCEAGSCGACLTRVLEGEPEHRDTFLSEARRAARCDMLVCVSRARSRQLVLDL, encoded by the coding sequence ATGTCTCAAGACACCCTGCGCTTGCGCGTCCACCGCATCACGTCCGAGGCGGAAGGCATCCGCTCGTATGAGCTCGTCTCGCCGGACGGCGCCGCCCTGCCCGCCTTCGAGGCGGGCGCGCATGTGGACGTCCAGGTGCCCGGGGGGTTCACGCGGCAGTACTCGCTCTGCAACGATCCGGCGGAGCGGCACCGCTACGTGATCGCCGTGCAGAAGGACGCGGGCGGCCGGGGCGGCTCGCGGGCCATGCACGAGCAGGTGCACGAGGGGGACGAACTCACGGTGGGCCCGCCGCGCTGCGCCTTCCCACTGATGTACGCGCGCGGCTACGTGCTGGTGGGGGGCGGCATCGGCATCACGCCGCTGGTGTCCATGGCCCATGCGCTCCAGCGCCAGGGCGCGCCCTGGCACCTGCACTACTGCACCCGCTCGCCCGAGCGCACGGCGTTCCGCGAGCTGCTCACCTCGCCCGCGTTCGCCGGACACGTCACGCTGCACCACGACCTGGGCGACCCGGCGCGGCGCCTGGACCTCAAGGCCCTGCTCACCCGGCGCCCGGGCGGCCACCGCGTCTACTGCTGCGGGCCCGCGCCACTGATGCGCGCGGTGCGCGAGGCCACCCAACATCACGAGTGGCCGCGCGAGAAGGTGCACTTCGAGGCCTTCTCCGCCGACGGCGTGGGGGCCGTGGGGACCGAGGCGGAGCAGGAGTTCCAGGTGGTGGTGCGCAGCTCGGGCGCCACCTATCCGGTGCCGCCGGGCAACTCGGTGCTCCAGGTGCTGCGAGAGAACGGCATGCGCGTGCCGAGCGACTGCGAGGCGGGCAGTTGCGGCGCCTGCCTCACCCGCGTGCTCGAGGGCGAGCCCGAGCACCGCGACACCTTCCTGTCCGAGGCCCGGCGCGCGGCGCGCTGCGACATGCTGGTGTGTGTGTCGCGGGCCCGCTCGCGCCAGCTCGTGCTGGACCTGTGA